Proteins from a genomic interval of Chroococcidiopsis thermalis PCC 7203:
- a CDS encoding glycoside hydrolase family 99-like domain-containing protein, with protein MQARLIAFYLPQYHPIPENDEWWGKGFTEWTNVTKAKPLFSEHYQPHLPADLGFYDLRLSETRQAQADLAKEYGIYGFCYYHYWFNGKRLLERPFNDVLNSGKPDFPFCLCWANENWTRRWDGKEQNLLFKQVYSEEDDRLHMQWLAKAFSDPRYIKVDGKPLFLVYRATKLPNPKQTVKVWREEAKRLGVGEIFLCRVESFASEQENPGLIGFDASVEFQPDWTQLGLPLQKGRFWHLARKLGLAHQAYGTHNIYDYSTVVQHMLAKPNPSYQRFSCVTPSWDNTARRQAGAIIFQNSTPQVYESWLRTIVDKTLVNNYSTEKIVFINAWNEWAEGNHLEPCQKWGHAYLEATRMALRDRKTDFTTSLLRETCLK; from the coding sequence ATGCAAGCTCGCCTAATTGCTTTTTACCTTCCTCAGTATCACCCTATCCCAGAAAATGATGAATGGTGGGGTAAGGGATTTACTGAGTGGACTAACGTCACTAAAGCTAAACCTTTATTCTCAGAGCATTATCAGCCTCATTTGCCTGCCGATTTGGGCTTTTATGATTTGCGTCTATCTGAGACTCGTCAGGCTCAAGCAGACTTAGCTAAAGAGTATGGAATTTATGGCTTTTGTTATTATCACTACTGGTTCAATGGCAAGCGTTTATTAGAACGCCCTTTCAATGATGTTCTAAATTCTGGAAAACCAGATTTTCCTTTTTGCCTTTGTTGGGCGAACGAAAATTGGACGAGAAGATGGGATGGTAAAGAGCAGAATTTGCTATTCAAGCAAGTTTACAGCGAGGAAGACGATAGGCTACACATGCAGTGGCTTGCTAAGGCATTCTCAGATCCTCGATATATCAAAGTTGATGGTAAGCCTTTATTTTTAGTGTATCGAGCTACTAAATTACCAAATCCGAAGCAAACCGTAAAAGTTTGGCGTGAGGAGGCAAAAAGACTTGGTGTTGGAGAAATTTTCCTCTGTAGAGTCGAAAGTTTTGCTAGCGAACAAGAAAATCCAGGATTGATTGGCTTTGATGCATCTGTGGAGTTTCAACCAGACTGGACTCAACTAGGTTTACCTCTGCAAAAAGGTAGGTTTTGGCATCTAGCTAGAAAGTTAGGACTAGCCCATCAAGCTTATGGAACTCACAACATATATGATTACTCTACTGTTGTTCAACATATGCTTGCGAAGCCAAATCCAAGCTATCAGCGATTTTCCTGCGTTACACCATCATGGGACAATACTGCACGCCGTCAAGCTGGTGCAATAATTTTTCAAAATTCTACACCTCAAGTTTACGAGTCTTGGTTAAGAACGATTGTTGACAAAACTTTAGTCAATAACTACTCTACCGAGAAAATTGTTTTTATCAATGCTTGGAATGAGTGGGCTGAGGGTAATCATCTTGAACCTTGTCAAAAATGGGGACATGCTTATTTAGAAGCTACTCGAATGGCACTGAGAGATAGGAAAACTGACTTTACAACCTCCTTATTAAGAGAAACATGCCTAAAGTAA
- a CDS encoding ABC transporter permease: MTRLVNQKLSKVVYKPDSQLRNPVRLCQEMARDLLASRELAWQLMVRDISAQYRQSLLGICWAVIPPIITALGFTFANNTNIVNIGATDMPYPAYVMFSMTLWQTFVEALTSPIQAVTSAKQMLVKINFPREALILAKLGQIFFSFAIKLILIITLFLWYQIPVSWTAILAPVALIHLVILGTCFGLLLAPLGVLYNDILKGITYITGFWLFLTPVVYPLPNGGGLATLVQLNPVTPLLVTTRELTTTGVVSNPFGFWLVSLLAIIGLLLGWLVYRLAMPFVVERISS, translated from the coding sequence ATGACTCGATTAGTTAACCAAAAATTGTCTAAGGTAGTTTACAAGCCCGATAGCCAACTGAGAAATCCGGTTCGGCTATGTCAAGAGATGGCGCGAGATCTACTTGCTTCTCGGGAACTAGCATGGCAGTTAATGGTGCGAGACATTAGCGCTCAATATCGCCAGTCCTTACTTGGAATCTGCTGGGCTGTAATTCCACCTATTATCACAGCTTTGGGCTTCACTTTTGCTAACAATACCAATATCGTAAATATTGGAGCAACAGACATGCCTTATCCAGCTTACGTGATGTTTAGTATGACCCTTTGGCAGACATTCGTAGAAGCACTAACTAGCCCTATTCAAGCAGTTACTAGTGCAAAGCAAATGTTGGTTAAAATTAATTTTCCGCGAGAAGCACTAATTCTAGCTAAACTAGGTCAGATATTTTTTAGTTTTGCTATTAAGTTAATTTTAATTATAACGTTGTTTTTGTGGTATCAGATCCCAGTAAGTTGGACTGCGATCTTAGCGCCAGTAGCATTAATTCACTTAGTCATACTAGGAACATGTTTCGGTTTGCTACTAGCACCTCTAGGAGTTTTATATAACGACATTCTCAAAGGGATTACTTACATTACTGGCTTTTGGCTATTTTTAACGCCAGTAGTTTATCCACTTCCTAACGGAGGAGGATTAGCAACACTTGTACAACTGAATCCAGTCACTCCTTTACTAGTAACGACGCGGGAGTTAACGACAACAGGTGTGGTATCAAATCCATTTGGATTTTGGCTTGTCAGTCTTCTTGCCATCATAGGATTGCTCTTAGGGTGGCTAGTATATCGTTTAGCAATGCCTTTTGTA
- a CDS encoding DUF3102 domain-containing protein, with translation MASTQLSSELQELSSTTEIVTFNYAELDSETRAAIQQNTTEIKSLMRRTSQDIIHIGQKLRAVKQQLEHGRFRKWLKAEFDWSVSASTKFIQVSEQFKCVNFTHLNIANSALYLLAAPSTPEVARQEALRRASSGETITYSKAKVITQKYKKVIQPEPESTTIDIEAKTLEKDRSSAVSFSQQPTSVSIVPTSNLLIDEQELQSESHTSEPIMYGQSLFQNSNENHLSYTVANANLSTISLLANNNTDVLCQIFINHIERLTDAQILSVWYAIAERVPSELRMLNN, from the coding sequence ATGGCTTCAACTCAGCTATCTTCTGAATTGCAAGAACTATCATCTACTACTGAGATAGTTACTTTTAACTATGCTGAACTAGACAGTGAAACGCGAGCCGCTATTCAGCAAAATACCACTGAGATCAAAAGTTTAATGCGTCGTACCTCTCAAGATATTATTCATATCGGACAAAAGTTGAGAGCAGTTAAGCAACAGCTAGAACATGGACGTTTCCGAAAGTGGCTAAAAGCTGAATTTGATTGGAGTGTCTCTGCTTCAACCAAATTCATCCAAGTCAGCGAACAGTTTAAATGTGTAAATTTTACCCATTTAAATATTGCTAATTCTGCCCTCTATCTTCTGGCTGCTCCTTCTACGCCTGAAGTAGCTCGTCAAGAGGCTCTCCGTCGCGCTAGTTCAGGAGAGACAATAACTTACTCTAAAGCTAAGGTAATTACTCAAAAATATAAAAAAGTAATCCAACCTGAACCCGAATCAACTACAATTGACATTGAAGCTAAAACTTTAGAAAAAGATCGGTCTTCAGCAGTAAGTTTTTCACAGCAACCTACTTCTGTTTCTATCGTACCTACATCTAATTTACTAATAGATGAGCAAGAACTACAGTCTGAAAGCCATACCTCAGAACCAATCATGTATGGTCAATCGCTGTTTCAAAACTCGAATGAAAATCATTTGAGTTACACCGTAGCTAATGCTAACCTCTCTACAATCTCATTATTAGCTAATAATAATACTGACGTGCTTTGTCAGATTTTTATTAATCATATAGAGCGTCTGACTGACGCTCAAATTCTTTCTGTTTGGTATGCGATCGCCGAGCGCGTTCCTTCAGAGCTTCGGATGTTAAACAATTAG
- a CDS encoding FkbM family methyltransferase yields the protein MANLSTIKHLYQSNRLYHPARTLYWRLLKQERLVKFHQEVTFYSQLLEPDSLCFDIGANIGEKTEALFKAGMRVVAFEPQPNCMKELAARCSRYRSKLAKCECAVGAEPGITELYVHTHHAHSSLDQNWTVSEVVSSIYVPVVTLDRAIAKFGKPRYCKIDVEGWEYEVLKGLTQPIPLISFEYHLQQDNIDKTLACIDYLSHLGELHINITPAETLLFTFQEWLPVKEFLKSFPNSFRSRQEYNYGDIFVKMQ from the coding sequence ATGGCAAACCTTTCTACCATAAAACATCTATACCAGTCTAATCGGTTGTATCACCCAGCTCGAACATTATATTGGCGATTGCTAAAACAAGAGCGTCTAGTAAAATTTCATCAAGAAGTCACCTTCTACTCTCAGCTATTAGAACCCGACAGCCTATGCTTCGATATCGGTGCAAACATTGGAGAGAAGACAGAAGCACTTTTCAAAGCCGGTATGAGAGTGGTAGCATTTGAACCACAACCTAACTGTATGAAAGAACTTGCGGCACGATGCAGTCGCTATCGTAGCAAATTAGCCAAATGTGAATGCGCCGTTGGTGCAGAACCTGGAATTACTGAATTGTACGTTCATACTCACCACGCTCACTCAAGCCTAGACCAGAATTGGACAGTAAGTGAGGTTGTATCTAGTATTTATGTACCTGTAGTGACTCTCGATCGCGCGATCGCTAAATTTGGCAAACCACGATACTGCAAGATCGATGTTGAGGGATGGGAGTATGAAGTTTTAAAGGGATTAACACAACCAATACCGCTAATTTCATTTGAATACCATCTTCAGCAAGATAATATTGATAAAACCCTTGCCTGTATTGACTACTTGTCGCACCTTGGAGAATTACATATTAACATTACGCCAGCAGAAACGTTACTGTTTACATTTCAAGAATGGTTACCCGTCAAAGAATTTCTTAAGTCTTTTCCTAATAGTTTTCGTTCTCGCCAGGAATACAATTATGGAGATATTTTTGTGAAAATGCAATAG
- a CDS encoding glycosyltransferase family 4 protein has translation MRIGFVSRWNLADPEIRRRAFSGIIWHVLKEFEAQGDRVEYIGPVQQNLIAKSVNTGIKVLNRLKVFSPHVYGKYHPVILEQMARQAEQLVADRKIDVLLAQDSTVMAYFPPSIPLVYWRDANFADIQDAYKVYSNLHPLSVEWAHKHERKAMNRADLNIFSSECSYKTATSTYGIPSAKVAVVPFGANHDFVVSSEDTERYITGRSRDLCRLLFIGIEWERKGGDTAIEICRILNQRGIPTTLDIIGSDFAVDPAISHKVRIHGRVDKFTSEGSTKLQHLLEQSHFLVHPARAEAYGCVLCEACSFGIPCVTSSVGGIPTIIKNGKNGVSFPASTPASTYATYIEETFRNFDLYIRLAKATRSEYQERLNWQVAVAKARELITEMLERKQDLSTPSEKVELCTDNTLIMPGVGYKIIRN, from the coding sequence ATGAGAATTGGATTTGTTTCTCGATGGAATTTAGCAGATCCAGAGATTCGCCGCCGAGCATTTTCTGGGATTATATGGCATGTTCTTAAAGAATTTGAAGCTCAAGGAGATCGAGTTGAATATATTGGTCCAGTTCAACAGAACTTAATAGCTAAGTCTGTGAACACTGGGATTAAAGTACTTAATCGGTTAAAAGTGTTTAGCCCACATGTCTATGGTAAATACCATCCTGTGATTCTAGAGCAAATGGCGCGGCAGGCAGAGCAGCTAGTTGCCGATCGAAAAATAGATGTTTTGCTCGCTCAAGATTCTACTGTGATGGCTTACTTTCCGCCTAGTATTCCACTTGTCTATTGGCGAGATGCTAACTTTGCTGACATACAAGACGCTTACAAAGTATACTCAAATCTTCATCCCCTCAGCGTTGAGTGGGCTCATAAGCACGAACGTAAGGCGATGAATCGTGCAGACTTAAATATATTCTCCTCTGAATGTTCGTATAAAACTGCGACTTCAACTTACGGTATTCCATCTGCCAAAGTCGCAGTAGTACCGTTTGGTGCAAACCATGATTTTGTAGTGAGTTCAGAAGATACTGAGCGTTATATCACTGGCAGATCGCGCGATTTGTGCCGCTTACTATTTATTGGTATTGAGTGGGAACGCAAAGGTGGTGATACAGCTATTGAGATTTGTCGTATTCTCAATCAGAGGGGCATTCCTACGACGTTGGATATTATCGGTTCAGACTTCGCAGTCGATCCAGCAATCAGTCATAAAGTTCGCATTCACGGACGGGTAGATAAGTTTACCAGTGAAGGCAGTACAAAGTTGCAGCATCTACTCGAACAATCTCACTTTTTGGTTCATCCAGCGCGTGCAGAGGCTTACGGTTGCGTTCTATGTGAAGCTTGTTCATTTGGTATTCCTTGCGTTACGAGTTCCGTGGGTGGTATTCCCACCATTATTAAAAACGGAAAAAATGGTGTGTCTTTTCCAGCAAGCACGCCCGCTTCTACATATGCTACATACATTGAAGAGACTTTTCGCAATTTCGATCTGTATATTCGGCTAGCAAAAGCTACACGCTCAGAATACCAAGAGCGTTTAAATTGGCAGGTTGCAGTAGCCAAAGCTAGAGAACTTATAACTGAGATGCTGGAGAGAAAACAAGATTTGTCTACACCTTCTGAAAAGGTTGAACTGTGTACTGACAATACACTTATCATGCCTGGAGTAGGCTACAAAATTATTAGGAATTGA